A section of the Streptomyces sp. NBC_01591 genome encodes:
- a CDS encoding FAD-dependent oxidoreductase has product MRNETARHDITVVGGGLAGVCAAIAAARLGRSVALINNRPVLGGNASSEVRVWVCGATGHGKNHHAREGGIMGELLVENQFRNPDGNPYYWDAVVLDAVRAEPGITLYLNTDVREVDAEGPDEARRITSVTGWMMGSERRIRFESSLFLDCTGDGLIGHLAGAHHRIGRESRAEYDEAWAPETADDITLGSTLLFYTKDAGHPVKFVPPNFAKDITQTSIPQRRIIKAGDNGCAYWWIEFGGELDTVHDNERIRDELWSVIHGIWDHIKNSGEFDAANMTLEWVGSVPGKREYRRFLGDYVLHQGDILGQTEFADRVAFGGWSIDLHPPQGMFATEAGARQLYADGIYHIPYRSLYSVNTENLLFAGRNISASHVAFGSTRVMATCATIGQAAGTAAALCATGDVTPRELPVPELHRALLRQDASLIGLASTDPDDLALRATATASSTLKGLAVEEPDERWPLTADAGLVLPADPDLSGVELLVDADRDTEIVIDLYDTELGQNYVPRRLVSSTTLPVTAGARQWLKTGLDWSPETPRNAFLVVRANDALALHRSDRPTPGVLCFTHVPPRPSDESPQLLREWTDTGLLRRTFCFRAGETAAYSPAKVTDGYARPYAGPHMWVSAPLADAPSPWLELTWPEPVALSRIEVIADDDVNEDLINLHHHRTPFDTLPTLLRDYRVEALEADGNWRVIARVAQNRRRRAAHTPAEPLTTSAIRVVVEATNGAASAHVVAVRAYE; this is encoded by the coding sequence CATCATGGGCGAGTTGCTCGTGGAGAACCAGTTCCGCAACCCGGACGGGAACCCCTACTACTGGGATGCCGTGGTCCTGGACGCCGTGCGCGCCGAGCCCGGCATCACGCTCTACCTCAACACCGACGTGCGCGAGGTCGACGCCGAAGGTCCGGACGAGGCCCGGCGGATCACCTCGGTCACCGGCTGGATGATGGGCTCGGAGCGGCGGATACGTTTCGAGAGCTCCCTCTTCCTCGACTGCACAGGAGACGGCCTGATCGGCCACCTGGCGGGCGCCCACCACCGCATCGGCCGGGAATCCCGCGCCGAGTACGACGAGGCATGGGCTCCGGAGACGGCCGACGACATCACCCTGGGCTCGACCCTGCTCTTCTATACGAAGGATGCCGGTCACCCCGTCAAGTTCGTGCCGCCGAACTTCGCCAAGGACATCACCCAGACCTCCATCCCGCAGCGCCGCATCATCAAGGCGGGCGACAACGGCTGCGCGTACTGGTGGATCGAGTTCGGCGGCGAGCTCGACACCGTCCACGACAACGAACGCATCCGCGACGAGCTGTGGTCGGTGATCCACGGCATCTGGGACCACATCAAGAACTCCGGCGAGTTCGACGCGGCGAACATGACCCTGGAGTGGGTGGGCTCGGTCCCCGGCAAACGGGAGTACCGGCGCTTCCTCGGCGACTACGTCCTGCACCAGGGCGACATCCTCGGCCAGACCGAGTTCGCCGACCGGGTCGCCTTCGGCGGCTGGTCGATCGACCTGCATCCGCCGCAGGGCATGTTCGCCACCGAGGCAGGCGCCAGACAGCTCTACGCGGACGGCATTTACCACATCCCGTACCGCAGCCTCTACTCGGTGAACACCGAGAACCTGCTCTTCGCCGGGCGCAACATCTCCGCCAGCCATGTCGCCTTCGGCTCGACCCGGGTCATGGCGACCTGTGCCACGATCGGCCAGGCGGCCGGCACGGCGGCGGCACTCTGCGCCACCGGGGATGTCACCCCGCGCGAACTCCCCGTACCCGAGCTGCACAGGGCGCTGCTGCGCCAGGATGCCTCGCTCATCGGCCTCGCCTCGACGGACCCGGACGACCTGGCCCTGCGGGCGACGGCCACGGCCTCATCCACCTTGAAGGGCTTGGCAGTCGAGGAGCCCGACGAGCGATGGCCGCTCACGGCGGACGCCGGACTCGTCCTCCCCGCGGACCCGGACCTCTCCGGGGTGGAACTGCTCGTCGACGCCGACCGCGACACCGAGATCGTGATCGATCTGTACGACACCGAACTCGGCCAGAACTACGTCCCGCGCCGCCTCGTCAGCTCCACCACCCTTCCCGTCACCGCCGGTGCCCGTCAGTGGCTCAAGACGGGCCTGGACTGGTCTCCCGAAACCCCGCGCAACGCCTTCCTGGTCGTCCGCGCCAACGATGCCCTCGCCCTGCACCGCTCCGACCGACCGACTCCCGGCGTTCTGTGCTTCACTCACGTCCCGCCGCGTCCGTCGGACGAATCACCGCAGTTGCTGCGCGAGTGGACGGACACGGGTCTGCTGCGCCGCACATTCTGCTTCCGCGCGGGAGAGACCGCGGCCTACTCCCCCGCCAAGGTCACCGACGGCTATGCCCGCCCGTACGCGGGACCGCACATGTGGGTCTCCGCACCACTGGCGGACGCCCCCTCCCCCTGGCTCGAGTTGACCTGGCCCGAACCGGTCGCCCTGAGCCGGATCGAGGTCATAGCCGACGACGACGTCAACGAGGACCTGATCAACCTGCACCACCACCGCACGCCCTTCGACACCCTCCCCACCCTCCTTCGCGACTACCGCGTCGAGGCACTGGAGGCTGACGGCAACTGGCGCGTTATCGCCCGTGTGGCGCAGAATCGGCGGCGACGCGCGGCACACACGCCGGCGGAGCCGCTCACCACATCGGCGATCCGGGTCGTCGTCGAAGCCACCAACGGGGCGGCGTCGGCGCACGTCGTCGCCGTGCGCGCCTACGAGTAG
- a CDS encoding NAD-dependent epimerase/dehydratase family protein, giving the protein MVVRAMVTGAAGRIGRAVLALLAERGIEANALVLDDPGDLAARLVVTGDAADAKTVQAALEGADAVIHLAAIPTPARNTALEVFAGNSLSTFTVLEEAGRAGIRHAAVASSWGVTGLPWTDVEDPHPPYAPVDEAMASQVADPYGLSKQVDELTAQMMARRHGMSVVCLRYPYVGGFEERLHAHAARLTADPAAGARDLWTYLEVHDAARAALLALDVPGRAAHAVHLCAPEIIVPYLTEELLRRYHPTTVLRHPLPGRAAPVDTSAARRLLGFTARNLLGRGAAAPS; this is encoded by the coding sequence ATGGTCGTCAGAGCGATGGTCACCGGGGCCGCCGGGCGGATCGGGCGAGCGGTCCTCGCGCTGCTCGCCGAGCGCGGGATCGAGGCGAACGCCCTGGTCCTCGATGATCCCGGCGATCTCGCGGCGCGCCTGGTCGTGACCGGTGACGCCGCCGATGCGAAGACCGTGCAGGCGGCTCTGGAGGGCGCCGACGCGGTCATCCATCTGGCGGCGATCCCGACTCCCGCGCGCAACACCGCGCTTGAGGTCTTCGCGGGCAACAGCCTCTCCACCTTCACCGTCCTGGAGGAGGCCGGCCGGGCCGGGATCCGGCATGCGGCGGTGGCGAGCTCCTGGGGTGTCACGGGCCTGCCCTGGACGGACGTTGAGGATCCGCATCCGCCGTACGCACCGGTCGATGAGGCGATGGCCTCCCAGGTGGCCGACCCTTATGGCCTCTCCAAACAGGTCGACGAGCTGACAGCGCAGATGATGGCGCGGCGGCACGGGATGAGCGTGGTGTGCCTGCGCTATCCGTACGTGGGCGGATTCGAGGAACGGCTGCACGCGCACGCCGCCCGGCTCACGGCCGACCCGGCCGCGGGGGCAAGGGACCTGTGGACGTACCTCGAGGTCCACGACGCGGCGAGGGCAGCGCTGCTGGCCTTGGACGTACCCGGCCGTGCGGCGCACGCGGTACACCTCTGCGCCCCCGAGATCATCGTGCCGTACCTGACGGAGGAACTGCTGCGCCGCTACCACCCCACCACCGTGCTGCGGCACCCGCTGCCGGGTCGCGCGGCGCCGGTCGACACCTCGGCCGCGCGCAGGCTGCTCGGATTCACGGCTCGGAATCTCCTCGGTCGCGGAGCGGCTGCCCCGAGTTGA
- a CDS encoding Pls/PosA family non-ribosomal peptide synthetase, producing MEEKSFDVLTPGPNESAIGIRKNTSPETGIEKNLAEVLADVMCVERVSIDGHFFDDLGANSLVMAHFCARVRKRADLPSASMKDIYRHPTIRSLATGLANAAPVEPSVPAPTEVVTPVRTVRYVLCGTLQFLLFLGYSFLAGLVADRGYAWVSAGSGVIDVYLRSFVFGGVGFVGLCTFPIAAKWLLIGRWKSREFPVWGLTYLRFWTVKVLIHANPMIFFVGNPLYVLYLRALGARIGKGVTILSRNVPVCPDLLTVGAGTVIRKDSFFLCYRAHAGRIQTGRVTLGRDVFIGEKTVLDIGTSMGDGAQLGHTSTLYSGQAVPGGQRWHGSPAQLTQHDYLRIGPATCGTLRRAGFGLITVLQLLFLYVPLAVGGVYMLVTLVPALHNRLGPGTVELASPYLYIDALVLSLLLFFGFVVVGLVVMFTVPRLLNLVVKPDKVYPLYGFHYSTHRAIGRMTNIKFFTWLFGDSSYIVHYLRGIGYDLSRVEQTGSNFGTEVQHETPFLCSVGSGTMVADGLSIINADYSSTSFRVSRASIGSYNFLGNNIAYPSGARTGENCLLATKVMVPLEGEVREGVGLLGSPCFEIPRSVERDSRFDHLRTGDELRRSLAAKNRYNIRSMAFFLLVRWLHFFVLTMFGLANAELYDSYGNVLIAAFLVFSLGFTAVYFVLVERGIAAFRALQPKVCSIYDPYFWWHERLWKVPDTYLNIFNGTPFKNVIWRMLGVRIGSRVFDDGCYLTERTLTTIGSDCTLNAGSKIQCHSQEDGTFKSDRSTIAPGCTLGVGAHVHYGVTMGDGAVLAPDSFLMKGEEVPQHARWGGNPAAEMRDAPNQPEALTRKG from the coding sequence ATGGAGGAGAAATCCTTCGACGTCTTGACGCCCGGGCCGAATGAATCCGCAATCGGCATACGCAAGAACACCAGCCCGGAGACCGGCATCGAGAAGAACCTCGCCGAGGTGCTGGCTGACGTCATGTGTGTCGAACGGGTGTCGATCGACGGCCATTTCTTTGATGACCTCGGCGCCAACTCATTGGTAATGGCCCATTTCTGCGCACGAGTCAGAAAGCGGGCGGACCTTCCCTCGGCGTCGATGAAGGACATCTACCGGCACCCGACGATCCGCAGCCTGGCGACGGGCCTCGCGAATGCCGCGCCCGTCGAGCCGTCGGTCCCGGCGCCGACCGAGGTGGTGACCCCGGTCCGCACGGTGCGGTACGTCCTCTGCGGAACCCTGCAGTTCCTGCTTTTCCTGGGATACTCCTTCCTCGCCGGACTTGTTGCCGACCGAGGATATGCATGGGTCTCCGCCGGGTCGGGTGTGATCGATGTCTACCTGCGGTCGTTCGTCTTCGGAGGCGTCGGCTTCGTCGGTCTGTGCACCTTCCCCATCGCGGCCAAATGGCTCCTCATCGGCCGTTGGAAATCACGCGAGTTTCCGGTCTGGGGTCTGACCTATCTGCGCTTCTGGACCGTCAAGGTGCTGATCCACGCCAACCCGATGATCTTCTTCGTCGGCAATCCCTTGTACGTGCTGTACCTGCGGGCGCTGGGCGCACGGATCGGCAAAGGGGTCACGATCCTCTCCCGCAACGTTCCGGTCTGCCCCGACCTGCTCACGGTCGGCGCCGGCACGGTGATCCGCAAAGACTCGTTCTTCCTCTGCTACCGGGCGCACGCCGGCCGTATCCAGACCGGCCGGGTCACCCTCGGCCGGGACGTGTTCATCGGCGAGAAGACCGTGCTCGACATCGGCACGTCGATGGGCGACGGGGCTCAACTCGGCCACACGTCCACGCTGTACAGCGGCCAGGCGGTCCCGGGCGGTCAGCGCTGGCACGGGTCCCCGGCACAGCTCACGCAGCACGACTACCTGCGGATCGGGCCGGCCACATGCGGCACCCTGCGCCGGGCCGGCTTCGGCCTCATCACCGTGCTTCAGTTGCTCTTCCTCTACGTGCCACTGGCTGTCGGGGGCGTGTACATGCTGGTGACCTTGGTCCCGGCGCTGCACAACCGGCTGGGTCCGGGCACGGTGGAGCTCGCATCGCCGTATCTCTACATCGACGCGCTGGTCCTTTCCCTGCTGCTGTTCTTCGGCTTCGTAGTCGTGGGCCTGGTCGTGATGTTCACCGTTCCGCGCCTGCTGAACCTGGTCGTCAAGCCGGACAAGGTCTATCCGCTGTACGGGTTTCATTACTCGACGCACCGGGCGATCGGGCGCATGACCAACATCAAGTTCTTCACATGGCTGTTCGGTGACAGCTCCTACATCGTCCACTACCTGCGCGGCATCGGATACGACTTGTCCCGAGTCGAGCAGACCGGGTCGAACTTCGGCACGGAAGTGCAACACGAGACCCCGTTTCTGTGCTCAGTCGGGAGCGGGACAATGGTCGCCGACGGGCTCTCCATCATCAACGCCGACTATTCGAGCACGTCCTTCCGGGTGTCCCGGGCCTCGATCGGGTCATACAACTTCCTCGGGAACAACATCGCCTATCCCTCGGGGGCCAGGACAGGCGAGAACTGTCTCCTCGCGACGAAGGTGATGGTTCCGCTCGAAGGCGAGGTGCGCGAGGGGGTGGGCCTGCTCGGCTCGCCGTGCTTCGAGATTCCCCGGTCGGTCGAGCGCGATTCCCGGTTCGACCATCTTCGCACCGGCGACGAGTTGCGCCGCAGCCTCGCTGCGAAGAACCGCTACAACATCCGCTCGATGGCCTTCTTCCTGCTCGTGCGGTGGCTGCACTTCTTCGTGCTCACGATGTTCGGCCTGGCGAATGCCGAGCTGTACGACAGCTACGGGAACGTACTGATCGCCGCGTTCCTGGTGTTCAGCCTCGGGTTCACCGCTGTCTACTTCGTACTGGTGGAGCGCGGCATCGCGGCATTCCGCGCGCTGCAACCGAAGGTGTGCTCAATCTACGACCCCTACTTCTGGTGGCACGAGCGCCTCTGGAAGGTGCCCGATACCTACCTCAACATCTTCAACGGCACCCCTTTCAAGAACGTGATCTGGCGGATGCTGGGGGTTCGGATCGGCAGCAGGGTCTTCGATGACGGCTGCTATTTGACGGAGCGGACGCTCACCACCATCGGGAGCGACTGCACGCTCAATGCCGGAAGCAAGATCCAGTGCCACTCGCAGGAGGACGGCACCTTCAAGTCCGATCGCAGCACCATCGCCCCCGGCTGCACCCTCGGTGTGGGAGCCCACGTCCACTACGGCGTGACGATGGGCGACGGCGCGGTACTCGCCCCCGACTCCTTCCTCATGAAAGGCGAAGAAGTCCCCCAGCACGCACGCTGGGGAGGAAACCCCGCCGCGGAGATGCGAGACGCCCCCAATCAGCCCGAGGCGCTGACGCGGAAGGGATAG
- a CDS encoding non-ribosomal peptide synthetase yields the protein MGMQAQADREFWRDVLVAGGFTETPRWTLDPVNGVGEHEAPVPDDVVAALGRLAKGLAVPLDSVLLAAHAKVIAALSGEHEVTTGYVSAEGGRPLLCRLTTEPDSWRTLLLDAHRAASDLLSHADFPVDELRRELRLAEPSIEAVFDPHGIGGEVAGNTMLWVGFSQRGDHLVLRLRYRTDALDEDCAVRIAGYHLTALALIATDPDAEHGRQSLLSAEELHFQLEELAGPHRELPDRRFHELFEQRVASHPDAVAAVHGELQLTYRELNARANRVGRALLARGLRPEGVVAVVTERNLDWMVAVLAVFKAGGVYLPIEPHFPADRLATMLSRAACGLVLTEPGSTSTLDQALDSLPGVRKLFVGAAYEEDHADGDLDLHVAPDQLAYIYFTSGSTGEPKGAMCEHAGMLNHLYAKIDDLEIGEGQVVAQTAPQCFDISLWQLVSGLLVGGRTLLVEQEVILNVQRFVDKIVDGRVAVLQVVPSYLDVVVSWLKQHPRELPDLRCVSVTGEALKKELVQRWFAAQPGIKLVNAYGLTETSDDTNHEVMDRVPDGDRVLLGPAVNNVHVYVVDEHLVPVPLGAPGLIVFSGVCVGRGYVNDPERTRQAYLADPYREGARLYRGGDYGRWTPEGKLEFLGRRDTQVKIRGFRIEIGEIENTLLQVPGVRDGAVVVAERADQSKHLVAFYSGRRPLEVDVMLDRLGGSLPAYMVPSAFHWRETLPLTANSKIDRRTLQALAGELDVVRDDYRAPDTPTEHQLAAAWAKVLGIPQNQIGRRDHFFDRGGTSLSAVKLAIVLDRAVSLKDVTRHPILADLARLVDGRSERRAGLLQPLSESDGAQTAALVCFPYAGGNAVNFQPMAKALPDGGPAVYAVELPGHDMAAESEPLAPMTQVVEQVVDEITGRGLTRVLLWGHSSGTALALETARMLRERGVDVQRVFLGAQLLGDADDRRATIAELTGRSNAEIAAHLSTDGGCTALGELGAQHAEHVGAAYRHDCVSAHHYFTDALEHPPAQKLSAPVTVVVAADDPSTAEYPRRYRDWQLLAGQVDLHELADGGHYFLRTRPAEAAKAVLQATELFASS from the coding sequence ATGGGAATGCAAGCGCAGGCCGACCGGGAATTCTGGCGCGATGTGCTCGTCGCCGGTGGATTCACCGAAACCCCGCGGTGGACGCTCGATCCGGTGAACGGCGTCGGGGAACACGAGGCGCCGGTCCCGGACGACGTCGTGGCGGCGTTGGGCCGGCTGGCCAAGGGCCTGGCGGTGCCGCTCGACTCGGTGCTGCTGGCAGCGCACGCCAAGGTGATCGCCGCGCTGTCCGGCGAGCACGAGGTCACGACCGGATATGTCAGTGCGGAGGGCGGCCGGCCGCTGCTCTGCCGGCTGACGACCGAGCCCGACTCGTGGCGGACGCTGCTGCTGGATGCCCATCGAGCCGCGTCGGATTTGCTGTCGCACGCGGACTTCCCGGTCGATGAGCTCAGGCGCGAACTGCGCCTGGCCGAGCCGTCGATCGAGGCCGTGTTCGATCCGCATGGAATAGGCGGCGAAGTCGCCGGTAACACCATGCTGTGGGTGGGGTTTTCGCAACGCGGCGACCACCTTGTGTTGCGGCTGCGGTATCGGACCGACGCGCTCGACGAGGACTGCGCCGTCAGGATCGCCGGATACCACCTCACCGCACTCGCGCTGATCGCCACCGATCCGGACGCCGAGCACGGGCGACAGAGCCTGCTCTCCGCCGAGGAACTCCACTTCCAGCTCGAAGAACTCGCCGGTCCACACCGGGAACTGCCGGACCGCCGATTCCACGAACTGTTCGAGCAGCGGGTGGCGTCACACCCGGACGCCGTCGCCGCGGTGCATGGGGAGCTGCAACTGACGTACCGGGAACTCAACGCGCGCGCCAACCGGGTGGGACGAGCACTGCTGGCGCGGGGGCTGCGCCCCGAGGGTGTCGTCGCGGTGGTGACCGAGCGCAACCTGGACTGGATGGTCGCCGTCCTCGCGGTCTTCAAGGCCGGCGGCGTGTACCTGCCCATCGAGCCACATTTCCCGGCCGACCGTCTCGCGACCATGCTCTCCCGTGCCGCATGCGGGCTCGTGCTGACCGAACCGGGCAGCACCTCCACGCTCGACCAGGCCCTCGACTCACTGCCCGGGGTCCGGAAGCTCTTCGTCGGCGCAGCCTACGAGGAAGACCATGCCGACGGTGATCTGGACCTCCACGTCGCACCGGACCAGCTCGCCTACATCTACTTCACCTCCGGCTCCACAGGTGAGCCCAAGGGCGCGATGTGCGAGCACGCGGGCATGCTGAACCACCTGTACGCCAAGATCGACGACCTGGAGATCGGCGAGGGACAGGTGGTCGCCCAGACCGCACCCCAATGCTTCGACATCTCGCTGTGGCAGCTGGTGTCCGGGCTCCTGGTCGGGGGGCGGACCCTGCTGGTGGAGCAGGAGGTGATCCTGAACGTCCAGCGGTTCGTCGACAAGATCGTCGACGGCCGGGTCGCCGTCCTCCAGGTCGTACCCTCCTACCTGGACGTGGTCGTGTCCTGGCTGAAGCAGCACCCCCGCGAGCTGCCGGACCTGCGGTGCGTGTCGGTCACGGGCGAGGCGTTGAAGAAGGAGCTCGTGCAGCGCTGGTTCGCCGCCCAGCCCGGGATCAAGCTGGTCAACGCCTACGGGCTGACCGAGACCTCGGACGACACCAACCACGAGGTCATGGACCGCGTGCCCGACGGAGACCGGGTGCTGCTGGGTCCCGCGGTCAACAACGTGCACGTCTACGTCGTCGACGAGCACCTGGTCCCGGTGCCGCTCGGAGCCCCCGGTCTGATCGTCTTCTCCGGCGTCTGCGTCGGCCGCGGATACGTCAACGACCCCGAGCGCACCCGGCAGGCCTACCTGGCCGATCCATACCGTGAGGGCGCCCGGCTCTACCGGGGCGGCGACTACGGCCGCTGGACGCCCGAGGGAAAGCTGGAGTTCCTCGGCCGCCGCGACACCCAGGTGAAGATCCGTGGCTTCCGGATCGAGATCGGCGAGATCGAGAACACCCTGTTGCAGGTGCCCGGCGTTCGCGACGGTGCGGTCGTGGTCGCCGAGCGGGCCGACCAGAGCAAGCACCTGGTGGCGTTCTACTCCGGTCGGCGGCCGCTCGAGGTCGACGTCATGCTGGACCGGCTGGGTGGGTCACTGCCCGCGTACATGGTCCCGTCGGCCTTTCACTGGCGGGAGACTCTGCCGCTGACGGCCAACAGCAAAATCGACAGAAGGACTCTGCAGGCACTCGCCGGAGAACTCGATGTCGTCCGGGACGACTACCGCGCGCCGGATACGCCGACCGAACACCAGTTGGCGGCCGCATGGGCGAAGGTGCTCGGCATCCCGCAGAACCAGATCGGACGGCGGGACCACTTCTTCGACCGGGGCGGCACGTCGCTGTCGGCAGTAAAGCTGGCCATCGTCCTGGACCGTGCGGTGTCCCTCAAGGACGTCACCCGTCACCCGATCCTCGCCGATCTGGCCCGGCTGGTCGACGGCAGGTCCGAGCGGCGTGCCGGGCTGCTTCAGCCGCTGTCGGAATCGGACGGTGCGCAGACCGCAGCCCTGGTGTGCTTCCCCTACGCCGGCGGCAACGCGGTGAACTTCCAGCCGATGGCCAAGGCGCTGCCGGACGGTGGACCGGCGGTCTACGCCGTCGAGCTGCCCGGTCACGACATGGCCGCCGAGAGCGAGCCGCTCGCTCCGATGACACAGGTGGTCGAGCAGGTCGTCGACGAGATCACCGGGCGTGGCCTGACCAGGGTCCTGCTGTGGGGCCACTCCTCGGGCACCGCGTTGGCCTTGGAGACGGCCAGAATGCTGCGGGAGCGCGGGGTGGACGTCCAACGGGTGTTCCTCGGCGCGCAACTGCTCGGTGACGCCGACGACCGGCGCGCCACCATCGCCGAGCTGACCGGGCGGAGCAACGCCGAGATCGCCGCGCACCTGAGCACGGACGGCGGCTGCACCGCACTCGGTGAGCTGGGTGCGCAGCACGCCGAGCACGTCGGCGCCGCCTACCGGCACGACTGCGTGTCCGCTCACCACTACTTCACCGACGCCCTGGAGCACCCGCCCGCGCAGAAGCTGTCCGCGCCGGTCACCGTGGTCGTTGCCGCGGACGACCCGAGCACGGCGGAGTACCCGCGCCGGTACCGCGACTGGCAGCTTCTGGCCGGACAGGTAGACCTGCACGAGCTCGCCGACGGCGGCCACTACTTCCTGCGTACCCGTCCGGCCGAGGCAGCAAAGGCCGTGCTGCAGGCCACCGAATTGTTCGCTTCTTCCTGA
- a CDS encoding TauD/TfdA family dioxygenase, with amino-acid sequence MSSTSTTSLVDVELESGKPPRLRAEVTGDTSAWAAEHRDALRAVVAEHGSVLVRGLGLRDAAETGAVFSKLASGLMTEREAFAPRQAYSDGVYSSSKWPPNQPMCMHHELSYTLEFPGLMMFACLSAPTDGGATAVADSPTVLAALPTELTERFEREGWLLTRSYNDEIGASVAEAFGTEDRGAVERYCRANAITFEWQPDGGLRTRQRRSAVVRHPVTGRRCWFNQIAFLNEWTMAPEVHEYLVDVYGADGLPFNTRFGNGDPIGEDVVQLLNSVYEANTAREPWQAGDLMLVDNVRTAHSREPFEGPREVLVAMAEPVRLDDCSPTVEVATR; translated from the coding sequence ATGTCATCCACATCCACGACGTCGCTGGTCGACGTGGAACTGGAATCCGGCAAACCCCCACGGCTGCGGGCCGAGGTCACCGGCGACACGTCGGCGTGGGCGGCCGAGCACCGGGACGCCCTGCGCGCAGTCGTCGCCGAGCACGGTTCGGTCCTGGTCCGCGGCCTCGGGCTGCGTGACGCGGCCGAGACCGGAGCCGTCTTCTCGAAGCTGGCCTCCGGTCTGATGACCGAGCGGGAGGCCTTCGCACCCCGGCAGGCCTACTCCGACGGGGTGTACTCCTCATCGAAGTGGCCGCCGAACCAGCCAATGTGCATGCACCACGAACTGAGCTACACGCTTGAGTTCCCCGGCCTGATGATGTTCGCCTGTCTCAGCGCTCCCACCGACGGCGGGGCGACTGCGGTGGCCGACTCACCGACCGTGCTCGCCGCGCTGCCCACCGAGTTGACCGAGCGGTTCGAGCGCGAGGGCTGGCTGCTGACCCGCAGCTACAACGACGAGATCGGCGCGTCCGTCGCCGAGGCCTTCGGAACCGAGGACCGGGGCGCCGTCGAGCGCTACTGCCGCGCCAACGCGATCACGTTCGAGTGGCAGCCCGACGGTGGACTGCGCACCAGACAGCGCCGCAGCGCCGTGGTGCGCCACCCGGTCACCGGCCGACGCTGCTGGTTCAACCAGATCGCGTTCCTCAACGAGTGGACGATGGCCCCCGAGGTGCACGAGTACCTGGTGGACGTCTACGGCGCCGACGGGCTGCCGTTCAACACCCGCTTCGGCAACGGCGACCCGATCGGCGAGGACGTCGTGCAGCTACTCAACAGCGTCTACGAGGCGAACACCGCACGCGAACCGTGGCAGGCCGGCGACCTGATGCTCGTCGACAACGTCCGCACAGCGCACAGCAGAGAGCCCTTCGAGGGACCGCGCGAGGTGCTCGTCGCCATGGCCGAACCGGTGCGTCTGGACGACTGCTCGCCGACCGTAGAGGTGGCTACGCGATGA
- the sbnB gene encoding 2,3-diaminopropionate biosynthesis protein SbnB, giving the protein MTTVDSTAREPARVAPITVPPFAVISGAQVQRTLHGCEKRITELVEATYRVHGAGDSVNPPSYFLRFPDRPSSRIIALPASIGGKTRVDGLKWISSFPENVTAGIPRASAVLILNDHDTGYPFACLESSIISATRTAASAASAADWLSRDRTRPTRVGFFGVGLIARYIHTFLVSTGWSFDEIGVHDLSPDSAAGFRCYLEQSDTVGRITVHDSAEQLIRNSDMVIFATVAGQPHVSDLSWFAHNPLVLHVSLRDLAPEILLASTNIVDDVEHCLKADTSPHLAEQLTGNRDFLHGTLDDVMAGRVTVPTDRPVVFSPFGLGVLDLAVGKYVYTEVARCGELHVVDDFFHELSRYG; this is encoded by the coding sequence ATGACCACTGTCGATTCCACCGCGAGAGAGCCCGCAAGGGTCGCACCGATCACCGTGCCACCGTTCGCGGTGATCTCCGGTGCCCAGGTCCAGCGCACGCTGCACGGATGCGAGAAGCGGATCACGGAGCTGGTCGAGGCCACCTACCGGGTGCACGGCGCCGGTGATTCGGTGAACCCGCCGTCGTACTTCCTGCGTTTCCCCGACCGCCCGTCCTCCCGGATCATCGCGCTGCCCGCCTCGATCGGCGGGAAGACACGGGTGGACGGCCTGAAGTGGATCTCCAGCTTCCCGGAGAACGTGACGGCCGGCATCCCAAGGGCATCGGCGGTGCTGATCCTCAACGACCACGACACCGGCTACCCGTTCGCCTGTCTGGAGAGTTCGATCATCAGCGCCACCCGGACGGCCGCGTCGGCGGCGTCGGCGGCCGACTGGCTCAGCCGTGACCGGACGCGACCGACGCGCGTCGGGTTCTTCGGGGTGGGCTTGATCGCCCGCTACATCCACACCTTCCTGGTCAGCACCGGCTGGTCGTTCGACGAGATCGGCGTACATGACCTGTCCCCCGACAGCGCGGCAGGCTTCCGGTGCTATCTGGAGCAGTCGGACACCGTCGGCCGGATCACCGTGCACGACAGCGCCGAGCAGTTGATCCGAAACAGCGACATGGTCATCTTCGCCACGGTCGCCGGTCAACCGCACGTCAGTGACCTGTCATGGTTCGCACACAATCCGCTGGTGCTGCATGTGTCGCTGCGCGACCTCGCGCCGGAGATCCTGCTCGCCTCGACCAACATCGTCGATGACGTCGAGCACTGCCTCAAGGCCGACACGTCGCCGCATCTGGCCGAGCAACTCACGGGCAACCGGGACTTCCTACACGGCACGTTGGACGACGTGATGGCCGGACGGGTGACGGTGCCGACGGACCGGCCGGTGGTGTTCTCGCCCTTCGGCCTCGGGGTGCTCGACCTCGCGGTGGGCAAGTACGTGTACACCGAAGTGGCCCGCTGCGGAGAGTTGCACGTCGTCGACGACTTCTTCCACGAACTGAGCCGGTACGGATGA